A section of the Acanthochromis polyacanthus isolate Apoly-LR-REF ecotype Palm Island chromosome 1, KAUST_Apoly_ChrSc, whole genome shotgun sequence genome encodes:
- the LOC110970019 gene encoding cytochrome c oxidase assembly factor 6 homolog has translation MAAPNSAERKACWDSRDLLWKCLDDNDDKAASCQKFQSEFEANCPAQWVKYFTKRRDFLKYKEKMQKEGFKPAEGPQEAS, from the exons ATGGCAGCTCCAAACTCAGCAGAGAGAAAGGCCTGCTGGGATTCCAGGGATCTGCTCTGGAAATGTTTAGATGACAATGATGACAAAGCTGCATCCTGCCAGAAGTTCCAGAGTGAATTTGAGGCAAACTGTCCTGCACAATGg GTGAAATATTTCACCAAGAGaagagatttcttgaaatacaAGGAGAAAATGCAGAAAGAGGGCTTTAAACCAGCTGAAGGCCCCCAGGAGGCATCCTAA